Proteins from a genomic interval of Rickettsia sp. Oklahoma-10:
- a CDS encoding HIT domain-containing protein yields MYNKENIFAKIIDKNLPAEIIYEDEHILAFKDIAPVAPIHIIIIPKNEYIDYADFISNASIDEIQHFFTKISDIANEAGLDKDGYRLITNKGEKSGQTIFHFHFHIIGGKKLIGLINKND; encoded by the coding sequence ATGTACAATAAAGAAAATATTTTTGCTAAAATTATAGATAAAAATCTTCCGGCAGAAATAATTTACGAAGACGAACACATTTTAGCATTCAAAGATATAGCACCTGTAGCACCTATACATATTATCATTATACCTAAAAACGAATATATAGATTATGCTGATTTTATCTCTAACGCTTCCATAGACGAAATACAACATTTTTTTACTAAAATTTCTGATATTGCAAATGAAGCAGGTTTAGATAAAGACGGTTATCGTTTAATAACTAACAAAGGTGAGAAATCAGGACAAACTATTTTTCATTTTCACTTCCATATTATTGGTGGCAAAAAACTCATCGGACTAATAAATAAAAATGATTAA
- the hslV gene encoding ATP-dependent protease subunit HslV has translation MLDNLALHGTTILCLKKNEEIIIAADGQVSHGNTILKSSARKLRTIASNKIIAGFAGSTADGLALFEKLEAKIEKYSYNLIRSAVELAKDWRSDKYLRRLEAMMIVADRNHILILTGNGDVVEPENNVAAIGSGGLFALSAARALMSYKNNLTAEEIALKAMNIAADLCVFSNHNIIMEKVV, from the coding sequence ATGTTAGACAATTTAGCCTTACACGGTACTACAATACTTTGTTTAAAAAAGAACGAAGAAATAATTATAGCAGCAGATGGACAAGTCTCTCATGGCAATACAATATTAAAGTCTAGTGCTAGGAAACTGCGTACTATAGCAAGCAATAAAATTATTGCTGGTTTTGCAGGATCTACGGCTGATGGACTTGCTTTATTTGAAAAACTGGAAGCAAAAATAGAAAAATATTCGTATAATCTAATTAGAAGTGCAGTTGAGCTTGCAAAAGATTGGCGTAGCGATAAATATTTACGACGACTTGAAGCAATGATGATTGTTGCCGATCGTAATCATATATTAATTTTGACTGGGAATGGTGACGTTGTAGAGCCTGAAAATAATGTTGCGGCAATCGGTTCAGGTGGTTTATTTGCACTATCTGCTGCTCGTGCCCTAATGTCTTACAAGAATAATTTAACTGCTGAAGAAATTGCTTTAAAGGCTATGAATATAGCTGCGGATTTGTGTGTATTTTCTAATCATAATATTATAATGGAAAAAGTTGTATGA
- the hslU gene encoding ATP-dependent protease ATPase subunit HslU has protein sequence MKATKTTYKKDPMGLTPSQIVNELNRFIVGQEKAKKAVAIALRNRCRRKRVEGHLRNEIVPKNILMIGSTGVGKTEIARRLAKLTNSPFYKIEATKFTEVGYVGRDVESIIRDLVEIAVNTKKTLAKTEVDISAREKAIERILDSLVGKTSSSETREKFKEKVLSGELNDTEIEISVTDTAPVGGGSFEIPGMPGASMGVLNLGDMIGRALGSSKTKTKKMLVKEAMAIIIPEESEKLIDQEKIIQQAISLAENDGIVFIDEIDKIASAPSSGSNNAEISREGVQRDLLPLIEGTTVNTKYGQVKTDHILFIASGAFHIAKPSDLLPELQGRLPIRVELNSLTKDDMIKILLEPETSLIKQYSALIGTEDVHLEFTAAAIEKIADYAITVNLEVEDIGARRLHTILENLLEDISFEASEMKGKKITIDDQFVENQLSKIITNLDLAKFVL, from the coding sequence ATGAAAGCTACTAAAACTACTTATAAAAAAGACCCTATGGGACTTACCCCTTCTCAAATAGTTAATGAACTTAATAGATTTATCGTAGGTCAAGAAAAGGCCAAAAAAGCTGTTGCTATTGCACTTAGAAATCGTTGTCGTCGTAAAAGAGTAGAAGGTCATTTACGTAATGAAATAGTACCGAAAAATATTTTAATGATTGGTTCAACTGGAGTCGGTAAAACGGAAATAGCTAGAAGGCTTGCAAAACTCACTAATTCTCCTTTCTATAAGATAGAGGCAACTAAATTTACCGAAGTTGGGTATGTAGGGCGTGATGTAGAATCAATAATTCGTGATTTAGTTGAAATAGCCGTTAATACTAAAAAAACTTTAGCAAAAACAGAAGTAGATATTAGTGCGCGTGAAAAAGCGATAGAGAGAATATTAGATAGTTTAGTAGGTAAAACTTCTAGTAGTGAGACTAGAGAAAAATTCAAAGAAAAAGTCTTAAGTGGCGAACTTAATGATACAGAAATCGAGATTAGTGTAACTGATACTGCACCTGTTGGTGGTGGAAGTTTTGAAATACCAGGGATGCCTGGAGCATCAATGGGTGTGCTTAATCTTGGTGATATGATCGGACGAGCACTTGGCAGCAGTAAGACTAAAACAAAAAAAATGCTAGTTAAAGAGGCTATGGCTATTATTATACCTGAGGAATCAGAAAAATTAATAGACCAAGAAAAAATTATTCAGCAAGCTATAAGTTTAGCGGAAAATGACGGTATAGTTTTTATTGATGAAATTGATAAAATAGCTTCAGCTCCTAGTTCCGGTTCAAACAATGCCGAAATAAGTAGAGAGGGAGTGCAAAGGGATTTATTACCTTTGATAGAAGGGACGACAGTTAATACCAAGTATGGACAGGTTAAAACTGATCATATATTATTTATTGCTTCTGGCGCTTTCCATATTGCCAAACCTTCTGATTTATTACCAGAGTTACAAGGCAGGTTACCGATTAGAGTAGAATTAAATTCGCTAACTAAAGATGATATGATTAAAATATTGCTTGAACCTGAAACTAGTTTAATAAAGCAATATTCGGCGTTAATAGGTACTGAAGATGTGCATCTTGAATTTACTGCTGCTGCTATTGAGAAGATAGCGGATTATGCTATTACAGTTAATTTAGAAGTCGAAGATATAGGGGCTAGAAGGTTGCATACTATACTTGAGAATTTACTTGAGGATATAAGCTTTGAAGCTAGCGAAATGAAAGGCAAAAAAATAACTATAGATGATCAATTCGTAGAAAATCAATTATCAAAAATAATCACTAATCTTGACTTGGCTAAGTTTGTTCTGTGA